The Setaria viridis chromosome 6, Setaria_viridis_v4.0, whole genome shotgun sequence genome includes the window CTATGTGTGTACAAGCAACCCATGCACACAGACACAGCGACCAAACTCAAAAGCACGAACAGTACTTCTTCTCCATGTTTTCCTCCGTTTCGCACTTTGGGGTACGGTTGCGATGTCTACACCATGAATAATTGCAAACCATAAAATTCATATGCATTAAAGCACCATCCATGCATGGCTACTAGCTGCCCTATCAGTTAATGGGGACTATTTGGCACAATGCCAGTTTAAATGCTCGATCCAAATCTTACTTCAAAAAAATTTAATGAATTTTTCATAAGGCCATCATCAAGTGTTGAAGCCTAATTTCACCATTACTGTGAAAGGAATCACAGTCCCTTAGCTTCTACAGGTTTATCACGATTGATGCACTAACAATAGTAACAGTGACATGCCATAATAAACATCTAGGAGGTAGTATGAATATCCAATTCCAATCAGTGAAGTGGTAGTACATTGCTATGAATGCAAGCGCAAGCTTCCCCTCTTCATGGGTGGTGTTCTAACATCCTTTGTAACTGCATTCAAACATTTAGTAATTGGGAGTGCTGCACCACAAATCAGGATGAGGAGTTCATGTTAGTTGGTGCTGCTCGTGTATTTTATTTCAAGGGTTCATGTAATTATCACATATGATAAATCTGTATAAATAAATTAGGTTGGGACAACAAATAAAATAGGTCTAAATCTATGATTACTTGACATTCATTTTATTGTTCTTAATTAGGTTAATTTCATAACCCTAATAGTGGAATTGGGTTCCGATCAGAATGGCAAGTAAGATACTGCCTTCAGTCACAATAAGTGTCTTTTTGGCCAGATACTATTTTGGCCACTAGTTACTAGTATAAAATGTATCTAAAATATAAAAAGACTTGTAATATTTGGAAACTACTTTTGACGAAAAATCTAAACATATCcttttaaaaaataacatgaAACATTTGAAGAGATAATAATAATCAATGTTTAAATGTTTTATCTGCACACAACCAAAGAATAGAATTTATTTTAGCATTGAGAAGAAGCTAATTGGCTCACAGTAATAGGTGTCAATGTCACTTTGTCTCGTTGTTTTCTTCCATTCACACTTTGGACTTTGGAGTTGGGATGTCTATTCCATCAATAATTGTATATCATAGATTCATATGCATTCGTGCATCAATGGCTACCTTACAAGTAAAAGTTAATGCTTAGGGGTGGGCAGTGAGTGGCTCCATTGCATTGTGAAGCCGGGATGGCACACGGGGCTTGCTCGCTCGCTCATGCCAGTGCTGTTCGAGCCTCCTCTACAATACTGCGGAGGAACCACTTCTGCGAGTGCTGACCTATGATGGCTACTTCCCTGACTTTTAGGTTACAGGAACTTGTTCCTAGCTGATTGGCTTAATTCCTTTTACGAGAAGTCTCCATTATGTCCAGTTTTAGCACACCAAAATTATATTAGGTCAGTTAAGGTCAAACGTTCAAGCCTGATTTCACCATTTGTGTtattttttggcgaaacaccaTTTGTGCTTTTCATGTTTGATGTACTCAGATAACAGCAGGCAAAGAGAAATTTTTTTCCAAGGTTTCAAGTTGTCATGTATCAATTTTTTCAATGGTGTTTCATGTTTGGCGAAACACAATTTTTTTAAGGGATCATGTTGTCATGTATCACTCGGGAGCACGCAAAGAGAAATTTGCAAAAAAACAAATTGTGTCGGGCAAATACTTAAGTCCAAATTTGTGGTTATTCTTGAGTAATGACTCCATTTTTGTGTGGGTCTGTGCTTCTATTTGATGCTGCTTATTTCCCAAGTTTCTGCAGACCTTTTGTCAAAAACTGTGCAGTTCAACGTTTGAAGTTATTCCAGCTAGACGCACAGGTGGCGGTGGGAAGAAGGCATTCGGCGCAGTTTGAATTTATCAGCTTAGAGTTATTGTATCAGCAGCAGAAAAAAGAATGTTCGCTTAGAACTTTTGTAGTGAGTTTTGACTTCAAATTCGGAGTTCCGACCCATGCCATTAATCCAAGTATGATAATGAAATGTATCAGTGCAAGTTTTGCTTAGATCTCTGGCAATGCAAATTGCAGTTGCCGCTGTCTGGTGGTTCAGTAGTTGGCTTTGTGGCGTAAGCTCTTTTTTAAGCCATACATATGATGGTGACATGCCTTGTTTATGAGTTTCTTATTGGCGCTAAGATGAAACTCACCTGGTTGATGACCTTACTAGAGCATCAAAATGTGTGCCGTCTTTGTTCTATTCCTGATTTAGCATGACTGCTCTTAAGTGCACTTCAATCGTTACTACATTCTGGGAAGAGTTGTTGCTGCCGGAACATGCTCCTTCAAAGCAACAGTTTGGTCATAGATTCTGACAGAGACCTGAAAAGGATTTTTCAGCTATGAAATGCAGCTGCCAGACTAATTTTAACTGGCGACTTAACCTTGAAGAAAGGAGATAGATTGTTTGCAAGGCATGCAATTCAAGCTTCTTCAGAAAGTGCATTGCATCCTGTTAAAAGCCCCCAAATCATCACAAGTTCGCCAACGAACTGCGCAACCATTTCATGCACAAATGAGCACCCAGATCAATGCTTCTGCAACTTTTGTTGCTGCATTTCTGGTCTTCTCTGCTCACCTCTACTTCCCAACCACTGCTCATCTCTTCTCCCCAGCCATGCCATTGCTAGGAGCCCTCTCTGATCTCATAGAACCTTCCTTTCCATTCTGCCCGCTTACATTCAGTTCTGCCTCTACTGATCATCAGTATGGCTGTCAGTACAACCCGCTATGCGACAACTTCCCACCAGACTTCCCTCCGCCTGACACACCAGCGGTGTCGGTATTCTGCGTTGACCCCAATGGCTGCTGTGACTTCACAACGGTGCAGGCAGCGGTGGATGCCATTCCAAATcacagcaggaagaggaatgTTGTTTGGATCAACAAAGGCATCTACTTGTAAGCAGTTCTCCTTGTTCAGGCTTAGAGATCCTTTTCAGAATTCAGCATTGCGCTGTTGCTGAGTATACTGCTACTGAAGCCGCAGCATTCTTGCAGTGAGAAGGTGACGGTCCCATCATCCAAGCCCAACATCACATTTCAAGGGCAGGGGTTTGACATGACAGCTATTGCTTGGAATGATACCGCCAAATCAGCGAACGGCACATTCTATAGCGCCTCAGTCTCCATTTTTGCATCAGGattcgttgcgaaaaacatAAGCTTCATGGTAACTGCCTAGATGCTGAACAATGTATTCATTTAAGTTGCATGCTTCACCTTGGGTGACATTGACAAATCCCTGATTATTTGACACCAGAATGTAGCACCAATCCCAAGACCTGGTGCTGTCGATGCACAGGCACTGGCAATCAGGATCAATGGTGACCAAGCAGCTTTCTGGGGCTGTGGCTTCTTTGGAGCACAAGACACACTCCATGACGACAGAGGCCGGCATTACTTCAAGGAATGTTTCATCCAGGGCTCCATTGACTTTATCTTTGGAGATGCTAGGTCACTTTATGAAGTGAGTGAAATAAACACTTAAAAGGACTGCAGAGTAATGTACTATTAAGTTACCaactgttttttttccttctttgctCTCCAGAATTGCAGATTGATATCCATCGCTGATCCGGTGCCTTCCGGACAAAGATCAATTACCGGATCAGTCACTGCACATGCCCGGGTATCAGAAGATGATAACACTGGCTACTCATTTGTCCATTGTAGCATAGGTGGCACCGGTTGGATATGGCTTGGCCGAGCATGGAGGCCATATTCCCGGGTCGTCTTTGCCTACACATCAATGTCAGACATCATAGCCTCTGAAGGATGGAATGACTGGAATGATCCCTCAAGAGATCAGTATGCATTCTCCAATGCTAGTGTTGATTCTTATCTGCATAACACAAAGTACAATGACATCAGTTTTTGTGCAATCTGAATTTCAGGACTGTATTTTATGGAGAGTACAAGTGTACAGGTGATGGTGCCAACCTGGCAGATAGAGTGCCTTATGCTCAGAAGCTTAGTGATGTGCAAGTATTACCTTTCCTGAGCACATCTTTCATCGATGGAGATCAATGGCTGAAACCATACAGTGACTCACTAATATCTACTTGAAACAATTCAAGGTAGATGACAACTGGGTCACAGACTTGAAACAGGGACAAATAGGACATTCTATTGCTTGATTTTCTCACATCATAGCCCATAGAATCAAGAATAGAATTGTGCAAAGATAATAAGCATTTGGTAGATATGCTGTTTTCAACAAATATTACAGAAAAGCATGTCATAATCTACATTTGAGCAGCACATGAGAATACAATACACATTAATGCTAGAGGAGAAACAAGGCAACTTCAGGTGTTGCGTTACAATAATTGGTCCTTGCATACATACAATAGTTGACTAATATAAACACCCTATTTGCAAGAATTGTCATGTTGAAATCAAAATTGGGCAGATCTCATCTTCCTGTTTTCTGATTGTTGCTTCCAACTACTATGCCTAGAATGAAATCTCACTTGGTGCATGGAATGTCCTTCCTCGGCATATGGCTTCTAGGTTCTCTCCAGCATAAGAGCAAAGTGGAGAAACTTCAACACCTGAAAGTATAGGCAATGTTTTAATGGCAATCAATTGGTTTCACTCTAAAAGATTCTTATATAGTTTGGCAGCTTTCGAAACACAAATTTAAGGACAGCAATTACCTGTCATATACAAGGGCACGGAATGTGTCAAGAAGCCACCTGCAGCAACCACCCATCGGCTATGAAGCCGAAGCAGCATTAATCTGGCACTATCAGGAGTGTCATAGGTTGCACCATTAGCATTCTTCACCGGCGCAAATTCCTCCTCGCGCAAAACCTGAAAGTTAGGTGTCAATAAGATCTGATAAAATTTTCCTGGAGTGATCACTACTATGAACTTTTAGAAACAAGATCTTTGAGCAGAAGTGAATAAGAAATCAAACCTCAAAAAGAGCTGTTGAAGGAGAATAGTTGAACACATCGAATATAAATTGTTCAAGTTTTAATCCTGATGTGTACCCATGGACTGAAGGAATTCTCTTCTCCGCCAGATGATAACTGCCCATAGACGATGGAGCAAAATTTAAGTCAACACTCCATTAGTGACTGTTGGTTTAAGACAGACAGCAATTACAGGTTCTCCAGAAAAAATATGTAGAGCGATTGTCGGTTTAAGACAGAGCAATTATGCCAACACTCTTGTAGTGTAATGGTAAGCTCCCAGTTGAGGGAAACAGCAAACAGGGTTCAAATCATGGTGGCACCAAAATAATCCCCTCGCTAGCAAACCCAAAAAATAGTTCGGCCCTATAGGGTGAAGCCGGGGTTCGGGGGTTTTCTCGGCCGGCTTGGCTGAGGTTCCTTCTCAGTTTGTAATGCCGCAGGGGTGCCTTTCCCCTGCTGGTCGAGTTTTACACACAGCAATTACAGGTTCTCCAGAAAAAAATATGCAGCAATTACAATTATATATTATAAAGGATGAAATACAACATGAATAGATAAAGTGCAAGAATtataattaaagaaaatgaatacTCACATGCTATCTTTTTCAAGACTGTTTGTTACTTGGTTCAGAAAATCCAAAGTGAACATATGCAAGCAGACCTAATAATAAAGAAATACACAACTGTTAGTGCACATAGAGTGGTGGAAGGAGGGATTCATAAGAATTATACATTGCTCCAGCAATAACGTAGGCGCCCAGTAGTTTGATTTATTTCGGTAGTCATAGCTGCATCCATTTCACTGTATTCGACCACAGAGAGAGGTCCTCCCCTTCCACGCTGAACAAACACTCCAACCTTCTCTTGTGGGTATGCCTGAACAGCACAGCACATAATGTAAATGATCGTTGGGACGCATTCTTTGTTAAATAACGAACTACCAGCCTATTAAGCATTAAATATATATGGCCTACCTTCCTTACAACCTTAGCAGCAGCAGATACACCTCTGTCAATGAAGTATCCTAGGAATGTTGGATCTGCAACACGGACCTGTatcaaattaattaattaatgacaCTTCAAAAAGAGGAAGATTCCATCAAATAATTTGTACAAACAATATACTCACCAATACATTATCAACTCCATAACAGTCTACATACTTAACACCTTTTGCAGCCATATCATCCAGCAACTTTTTCGATTTTAGAGCTGGGTGCAGCAGAAGGGAAAATAATAAGCACAAATTAATTACTAACACAAATAGCATATAAATACTGTGTCATGATTTAAGGGATTACCAGCATATACTCCACCATTGCCATCAGGAGCCTTTGCTACCTGGTTTCCAACATAATGTTACAATAGAAAGATATCATTACTACAGGAAGACCCAGAATCTGAAAACATTTCAAGTacacaacccccccccccctcccccccccccccccccccccccccccccccaaaaaaaaaaaaaaaaccctctccTTCATAAATTCAAAATACTTGCATTTCTATAATGCTAGGACAACCGATTCAGTTGCAATGGTTTGATGCCTTAACTTTTCGCTGTaaattataatatttttctGAAAAATAAATGCAGAGAAGAAGCACCTTATATGGTgtctccataataaatcttcCGTCAGGAGAGACACATGGAACAGTACCCTGCTGGAAAAATGTCACCTGAAAAGACAAAGACACGAATAAAATTAAGAAATTATAGTGGTATTTAGGAATCCATGCATTAAAGTTCAATGGAATTTCTAATGACAACAGAGAATCATGTAACCATCCTTACTTGGTTAGGCTCTAAGCCAAAATATCTGTGGGTTTCAAAGAATTTTCGTGTGGCTTCATCAGTAAAGGGACTAGTCATTATATACCAGTGAATTTGCACTGTGCTACCTGGGGCTGCAAGTAGTCAACAACAATTTTTTAGTCTAAGAATTTTAAACCAAACAGAAATACTACTAAAAGGACTAAAACTAATTTACCATCGGTGCACTGAGCAGCCAGCTTCTGAATACACAAAATCCGTTCCGCTTGTAGTTGGAAAAGTGACTTCCTAGATGGAAGTCCGATACCTGAACAAAAATTGGAGAGGAAATGAACACAATGACTCTTTATAAATAAATACAatagaagatggctggagttttGTATATCACGATACTCAAACAGTAATACCACCACATTCCCATGTTAACTgagcaaacaaaaagaaaaagcaaaCAGTGCATGCAAAGTTACTATCCTCACATAGACAACAGGTAAATTTGGAGGACATGGGACAGTTTTATATTTCTTTTGTAGTGGATCTAACGAAAACAAAGAAATCTGTAAACTAGAAATTCAGCATAAAAAAATACTATGTATTTGTATATCCAATCGCATAGCATTAGTTGCACAAAGCAGAAGTAAGATCAAAGGGCTTGGGCAGAGCGACTTACTGAAACACCCTTTAGGATCAGAACTGCCAAGCCGAGTCCCCTGTAGACAAttgaaaaaaagagagcaatGTATATGAACATTTTTCACAATGCTGCAGTATGATTAGGACAAACACATAGCAGTCTAAAGGAGTTCTTCAAGAGTACCTGGCCACCAGCCAACAGGACAACGGCCAACTTCCCCTCTGAAATGGCCCTCAAGCCCCTTCTCCACCACCTTTCCTTGTCCTCAGGAGTTCTGTCATCCACCGTCGAGACACTTGACTCTGGCACAGGCTCGACGGTCGGCACAGGAGCACCTGTAGTTGCATCAAAATACCATCACATGATTGAGCACTGGCTGTGATCGATATTGCATACTGAAGCATGGTGAGTGCCTGGTCACCTTGTGATCTGAGGGAACACCGGACAATCCGATCGATCCTAGGAAGATCTAGGCTCTGAAATGAAGTTCATAAAGCTTAGTCAGTCAATAGTTTAGTAACACCAATGCCTTCACTTCCTAATTAAGTTCTCATGTGAGATAACAACTGAGATCAGTGTTCAAGGGCAACAGCAGCTGAATTATGACCGCGAGGAGCCAAGGATCACACTCATGCTATAACAAATCAACATGCCTTTTATTTATTCCATTTCATTCccctctatttttttaaaacatgGCATCAGTTGCATCCTAATCGTGGCACAATTGCAACGCCAAATGTGAATCTTCATACTCTTGTTCAGATTTCAaccggaagaaaaaaaaaacagatttttACGATGAGTCCTTGTCGAAAAATCAAACCTTCCTGACGAGTATGGGCACATGTATTGCACATCTCGCGCCACGCATCAGAAAGGTAGGAAAACCaacaaaagagagagaagaaatcTTGATGGCATCGACGGCTGCTGACCTCGATGTCCCGGATGAGGTGGTCGCGCTCCTCGGGCCCGAGCTCGTCCCAGAAGGCGAAGGCTCCCTCCTGGCCGTAGTCCTTGAGCCTCTCCAGCAgctcctgcggcggcgccgcgccccacctccccgccgccggcgccggcgcccgcgcggccACCACCATCTCCGTCATCTCCCGagccgcggcagcagcagcaaccccaccagcagagagagagagagagagagagagatctgcGACTGGGCAGTGATGGTGTCCGACGGGTACGATCCGATCTGGAGCGGCCGATTAATTAGaacggaggggggaggaggctTCGCTGATTAGCGTCGTGATTGGATCGTGTCAGCGTGGCACGAggatgagaggagaggaggtgctCTGCTCGGCGCAGGGAATTTTCGGGCCGGGTGTTTCAGGGGTAAAAATGTCAGACCACCATGGAGAAGTAGTAGAAAATTCCACCTATTATATGGATAAAATAATTGTGGCAAGAGCAAATACgaataggaattttttttttggacgaAGTCTATCAAATGGGATGGCTTTTCACGCGCGGGATTGCGCGACGCCCTCCACGTGCACGAAGATGTCCAAAAGCATTTCAATATGCGCAATATTTGTCGGTGGATTAGATTGTAATTGACCTAAATTTGAATATTTAGACTATGGATACTTAGGTGTTAAACTTGAGTAGTGTCACATccgatgttcagatgctaatagtagaactaaacatgagctaattataaaactaattgcagaacccctgggctaatttgcgagacgaatgtattaagcctaattaatccatcattagcaaatggttactgcagtaccacattgtcaaatcatgaactaattaggcttaatagattcgtctcgtgaattagactccatctgtgcaattagttttgtaattagcctatgtttaatactcctaattagtatccaaacatccgatatgatatatgctaaattttagcgggTGGTTATATCGATGTGCAGGTGAAAACCGACGCTTAAactttctctttcttcaagcATCGGTTCATGGCATTGCAAGTTACGAGATTAAAAAGAAGAAGCTAAACTGTGCCCgagcattttttttcctccctttttcTCTAGCTCCGATAAGCCTCCACGAGCTTAGACGAGCTTTTAGGTTCGGAGTTGGGGGACCTAGAGAAAATTTTGGAGCGGCAAGGCAGCGGGCGATGGTGGCGGTCGAGACAGCGAcgaggcgggacggcgggggCAAGCACCGTTGGCAACTTCGTGTGGTGCCTTGTGGTCGAGATGGTAGTGGCGGATCCGGCAGCTCCGCCGTCGGAGACGGGAAGGGCAGCATCAGCGGCGGGGGCTTCTTAACACGAACTCGCGGAAGAAGAGCTCGACAACGGGAGCGGACagcgaagggaggaggagggagggacggTGGAGCGCCAGCGGGGCGGAGGGCAGTGGGCAGCAGCGGCTCAGGTGGCCGGTCTTGGGACGGCGAGTGGATAAGAACGCGAGGTAGGAGAAGataaggagggaggaggagctgatCTCGACCATTCGTTTTAGATCGGATGGCTTAGAAAATCGAGTGCACGaggagagaaaaataaaaataggtaCAGGATAGAAAAAAAACAACTAGCATTTTTGGATCATGGCATCATGTACATGCATCGATGCTTGGGAATAAAAATAGGTATAACAGGAACTCAAGGAGAAGGGGGTTGTTTTTAGGCATAGAAAGTGACGGTGCTGGTAAGAATAGGCCGACAAGATCATTTCCCAAACTGATGTTGCACATTGCAGCCGACAAAAAGAATAAGCATCGCTCTGACGTATTGCAGGTTTAAGTTTTTGAAACAGCCTTAGAACAATAGAAACTGCAAAAAGGATTGAAAGGACCATGTCGCTCTTAACAATGCGAATCCATCAAGGGTACTTTGGGCACCGGTAGTACTATGGAACACAGCTTCGACCAAACATGTGCTATTTCCGTATCTGACGGTTGCAAGCTTGCAGTCTCTATAATACTCCTCCGTAATGTAGTTTATTCTTTTTAATTCAAACTTCATTAACGTtgactattttttttaacaatgaATAAATCAAGCTTAATTAAATCCTTCATAAAAAATGTCTTTAGTATTGTAGGCgttcacatattttttttcccaatagACTTGGTCGAAGTTAAAAGTTAAAGAAGTTTAATAGCCATCCACAGCACATCGAAAATTAAGTAAATATACTGCACAAACAAAAGGAGAAACAAAAGGAGATCATTTGCACTACAGTGAAACACAATTCAGAGATTTTCCACTACAGTGAAGCTACTACATTCAAGCGTTCAAAATATCCACAAGGAGAAACAAAAGGAGATCATTTGCACAAATATTAGACCCTCGCGCGCCTTGCGCAGGTGTTCAAAAGTTAGAACGAGCTAGTTTACAACGAATGAGTTTACCAGGCAACTGCACTGAAGCAAAAGAACAGGAAAACATGATAAAATCCAGACCAGCTACTTCACAGTCTCTTCTGCGCGGATACTTTGGATGTATTAACATACTGTCTAATTGGGGGTAGGACAAACTAGTCTTTTTACATCACGTATCCCCCCCACTGGGATTACAAATTCAGATCAGAGCGCTAACAAGTGTAAGCGACTATGCTTTGGGAGGTTTTGCGACTAACCTTCCCTCTGATTTACCTTTCAATGGTACAAAacgaagggaaagggcacactagaggatagcgcgggtgcgtgattggGCGAGCATCCGGGGACGTCCCGTCCCATCGCCGGCGGtgaggggccggcggcgctgtGCCGAGGGGCCGCCGCGACACGTCGTCGTGTCGCGATCACCCCCTGTTCGCGTGCATGTGCGTTCGCGGTGGCGCGCATAGGCAGCATGTTTGGGATGATTTtgcttcaaattttgaattcgaaCTTCAAAAATTCTAAATATAAAAGTTTGAGCTGGGATTATAAGCTACACTTTTTACAAAGGCCAACTGGTGAAAATCTCAACAGATTTGGAGTTTAAGTTGAGCAAAGTTTGGCAGAACATCGGCTTGGGCTGATTTTGAATTTGTCCTCAAATTTGACTGATTTGGATTTAAAATTTTAaggccttccactcaaaatcactagaagctcaaataacaaaaattgtttgttttcaaaagttctacaactttcatattggccaaaacttaagttgttatataaaatttcaTTTTTAACTTCTACACCCATTTAGTGCTTTTTAGGGCATTTTTCAACACTTAGTGAATTTGAAAAAGTCTTCAAAGTTTGGTATTTTGAATTTGGAAGTGTTTTCTACTCTTTCCTCCTAAATTCCCTTGTTTTCACTTTTGGTTTCTTGTTTGGTCCCTTTTGACTGCATTTTGCCCTTTTGTCGTGCTTTCAAAAGTTTAAGTGCATTTCAAAATTTGACAAAAGACCAAGTGAGTTTAGTGTGATGTGTTTGATTAATCACCTTGATTACTCCTGATTTGTCTTGCTAACACTAGAGATGTTACAGCCGGGTTATGGATTCCCCCCACGGGGGCCCACAGAGCCCCGGAATCCTACTAAATTTGGCCCGTCGGACCATGAAGCACGAAGCCACTGACGGCCTGCTCCTACTCCATCTCTCACCTACCAGCTTGGCCCATCAGTGACTCACCCGCTCCGCCTCCATCTGACCATCTCTCACCTGCTCGTGCTCCCCCTTCTCCGTCTCTCACCTCCTCCATCTCTCACCCGTCACTCAGGCACCCAGCGGCGGCCAGCGCTCCCCCGCGCAGCTGGCCCTATCCCCACCAgcgacgacggccgccgcgcGGGGCTGCCTCGCGGCCAAGATAGGGCCATGGACCGCGGCGGAGGGGAATCTCCTCCCCACCCGGCggcaccgcgccgcccgctccctctctctctctctccctctcctcgcgctgccccctccctctcttctctgcgCTGCCGACGGCGGGTATGGAGGCCATGGTGCGGCCGCCGGCCAGGAGgagggtgcggcggtggcggtgctggcagaggtgtggggcggcggcggtgctggcaaAGGTGAGGGGCTCGGGTTTTACCCGAAATGAGATTTGGGGCCGGGTGCACATTTTCACCCGAGATGAGATTCATGACCGGGTCAGGTTTTATTCTCAGGTTTCGGGGGCGGACACCCGACCCCGACCCGCCCCGTCCCCATCCCTACTTTGAGTGTACCCATCGTTTGGACCTTTTATAATTGATCTTTTGAGTTTTCCATTGCTTCTTTGTGAGGCCTGGATGAGTGTTTT containing:
- the LOC117861414 gene encoding probable pectinesterase 8; the protein is MSTQINASATFVAAFLVFSAHLYFPTTAHLFSPAMPLLGALSDLIEPSFPFCPLTFSSASTDHQYGCQYNPLCDNFPPDFPPPDTPAVSVFCVDPNGCCDFTTVQAAVDAIPNHSRKRNVVWINKGIYFEKVTVPSSKPNITFQGQGFDMTAIAWNDTAKSANGTFYSASVSIFASGFVAKNISFMNVAPIPRPGAVDAQALAIRINGDQAAFWGCGFFGAQDTLHDDRGRHYFKECFIQGSIDFIFGDARSLYENCRLISIADPVPSGQRSITGSVTAHARVSEDDNTGYSFVHCSIGGTGWIWLGRAWRPYSRVVFAYTSMSDIIASEGWNDWNDPSRDQTVFYGEYKCTGDGANLADRVPYAQKLSDVQVLPFLSTSFIDGDQWLKPYSDSLIST
- the LOC117861412 gene encoding UDP-N-acetylglucosamine diphosphorylase 1, with the translated sequence MTEMVVAARAPAPAAGRWGAAPPQELLERLKDYGQEGAFAFWDELGPEERDHLIRDIESLDLPRIDRIVRCSLRSQGAPVPTVEPVPESSVSTVDDRTPEDKERWWRRGLRAISEGKLAVVLLAGGQGTRLGSSDPKGCFSIGLPSRKSLFQLQAERILCIQKLAAQCTDAPGSTVQIHWYIMTSPFTDEATRKFFETHRYFGLEPNQVTFFQQGTVPCVSPDGRFIMETPYKVAKAPDGNGGVYAALKSKKLLDDMAAKGVKYVDCYGVDNVLVRVADPTFLGYFIDRGVSAAAKVVRKAYPQEKVGVFVQRGRGGPLSVVEYSEMDAAMTTEINQTTGRLRYCWSNVCLHMFTLDFLNQVTNSLEKDSIYHLAEKRIPSVHGYTSGLKLEQFIFDVFNYSPSTALFEVLREEEFAPVKNANGATYDTPDSARLMLLRLHSRWVVAAGGFLTHSVPLYMTGVEVSPLCSYAGENLEAICRGRTFHAPSEISF